In a single window of the bacterium (Candidatus Blackallbacteria) CG13_big_fil_rev_8_21_14_2_50_49_14 genome:
- a CDS encoding glycine--tRNA ligase, translating to MKELISLCKRRGFIFQGSEIYGGLANTWDYGPVGVELKNRIKQHWWKSFVQDREDIFGLDSAILLNPRVWEASGHIGNFNDYLMDCRSCKSRFRADKLIEEFLFAQGDHETLVGGWDKETMENYIAEHKIPCPECGGHDFTEMRQFNLMFETHQGVVADSSARIFMRPETAQGIFINFRNIMNTMRPKLPFGVGQIGKSFRNEITPGNFIFRTREFEQMEMEYFCRPENALTQYEYWCQFCMDWLQALGIRSENLRLRAHDPEELSHYSQATSDIEYKFPFGWGELWGVAHRGDFDLSRHEEFSGQDLHYQDLSSNEKFIPHVIEPALGVDRLLLAILADAYQEEEVNGETRAVLRLHPSIAPIQVAILPLSKKLNDDAYKLYKQLQTQFVCDFDTTQSIGKRYRRQDEIGTPYCVTLDFDSLEDQAVTIRERDTMSQERIPIAELSLRLAEKLKR from the coding sequence ATGAAAGAGCTGATTTCACTGTGTAAACGCCGGGGCTTTATTTTTCAAGGCTCAGAAATCTACGGTGGACTGGCAAATACCTGGGATTACGGTCCTGTAGGTGTTGAACTGAAAAACCGCATCAAACAGCACTGGTGGAAAAGCTTCGTGCAAGATCGGGAGGATATCTTTGGCTTGGATTCTGCCATTCTCCTCAACCCCAGGGTATGGGAAGCCTCGGGGCATATTGGTAATTTCAATGACTATCTGATGGATTGCAGAAGCTGTAAATCACGCTTTCGGGCAGATAAATTGATCGAAGAGTTTTTATTCGCTCAAGGGGATCACGAAACCCTGGTCGGGGGCTGGGATAAAGAGACCATGGAAAACTATATCGCCGAGCATAAAATTCCTTGCCCAGAATGCGGTGGCCATGATTTCACTGAAATGCGCCAGTTCAATCTGATGTTTGAAACCCATCAAGGTGTGGTGGCAGACTCCTCGGCCCGCATTTTCATGCGCCCAGAAACAGCCCAGGGCATTTTTATTAATTTTCGCAATATCATGAACACGATGCGCCCCAAACTGCCCTTTGGTGTCGGTCAAATCGGAAAATCTTTCCGGAATGAAATTACGCCCGGAAACTTTATTTTTCGTACCCGCGAATTCGAACAAATGGAAATGGAATATTTTTGCCGTCCAGAAAATGCACTTACACAGTATGAATACTGGTGCCAATTTTGCATGGACTGGTTGCAGGCTTTGGGCATTCGCTCAGAGAATCTGCGCTTGCGTGCCCATGATCCTGAAGAGCTCTCTCATTATTCACAAGCCACTTCAGATATTGAGTATAAATTTCCCTTTGGCTGGGGTGAGCTTTGGGGAGTGGCCCATCGCGGTGATTTTGACTTAAGCAGACATGAAGAATTTTCAGGTCAGGATCTGCATTATCAGGATCTGAGTAGCAACGAAAAATTTATTCCCCATGTCATTGAGCCCGCCTTGGGTGTGGATCGTCTCTTATTGGCCATTTTAGCCGATGCCTATCAGGAGGAAGAAGTGAATGGGGAAACGCGGGCCGTCTTGCGTTTGCACCCCAGCATCGCACCGATTCAGGTAGCAATCCTGCCTCTGTCAAAAAAGCTGAATGACGATGCCTATAAACTGTACAAGCAATTACAAACCCAATTTGTATGCGATTTCGATACCACCCAGAGCATCGGCAAACGTTACCGCCGCCAGGATGAAATTGGAACGCCCTATTGTGTAACTTTGGATTTTGACAGTCTTGAAGATCAAGCGGTCACCATACGTGAACGGGATACCATGTCCCAAGAGCGCATTCCGATTGCTGAACTGAGCCTGCGACTCGCAGAAAAACTCAAACGCTAA
- a CDS encoding 1-acyl-sn-glycerol-3-phosphate acyltransferase yields MKESRPEAADFPKLNFRFLFAAFVTLFATLLFGSLALLGMLIRLPLPVLEKFSRFWARCILGASGIRVQLRGLEHLSESAAVMVGNHQGMFDILVLLGYLSRPPVFVAKQELFKIPLFGQAMLALGHIPVDRKDREKAIASIQKGTQKLNKNEQKVVFFPEGTRTRDGQMLPFKKGAFVFAQESGLPLTPFMIRGSYQALPPGVRVVRPGLIEVVFLPSVDPGSYSVEQRELLIEAVRQQIENQLHLSEQRAEIPG; encoded by the coding sequence ATGAAAGAAAGCCGCCCTGAAGCAGCGGATTTTCCGAAACTTAATTTTCGTTTTTTATTCGCAGCCTTTGTTACTTTATTTGCAACTCTTCTCTTTGGCTCTCTTGCACTTCTGGGAATGCTGATACGCTTGCCCTTGCCGGTGCTTGAAAAATTTTCAAGATTCTGGGCCCGTTGTATTTTAGGGGCTTCTGGTATACGGGTTCAACTTAGGGGGCTTGAGCATTTGTCGGAGTCAGCTGCTGTGATGGTGGGAAATCACCAGGGCATGTTTGATATTCTGGTTTTGCTAGGCTATTTATCACGTCCCCCGGTTTTTGTGGCCAAGCAGGAGCTTTTCAAAATTCCACTGTTTGGCCAGGCCATGTTGGCACTCGGACATATTCCGGTTGATCGCAAAGATCGGGAAAAGGCTATTGCCAGTATTCAAAAAGGCACTCAGAAGCTGAATAAAAATGAACAGAAAGTTGTGTTTTTTCCTGAGGGAACACGTACGCGGGATGGACAAATGCTGCCCTTTAAAAAAGGGGCTTTTGTCTTTGCGCAGGAATCGGGTCTGCCCTTGACCCCTTTTATGATAAGGGGAAGCTATCAGGCTCTACCGCCGGGTGTTCGGGTGGTCAGACCGGGCTTGATTGAAGTGGTTTTTTTACCCTCTGTGGATCCCGGTTCTTATTCTGTAGAGCAGCGCGAGCTTTTGATTGAAGCCGTTCGCCAACAGATTGAAAATCAATTGCATCTTTCAGAGCAAAGGGCTGAAATACCAGGCTGA
- a CDS encoding magnesium chelatase, giving the protein MIASNTSPAQLLIDSISQSVIGKPDAVKLTVVAFIAGGHILLEDMPGMGKTLLAKSLAQSFKGNFKRVQFTSDMMPADITGSSVFNMKTHEFEFIPGPIFANIVLADEINRATPRSQSSLLEVMEERQVTVDGKTHLLGKPFFVIATQNPLESYGTFPLPESQLDRFMLSLSIGYPNFEQERTILQLHRENTQKTQETSLHKRLEAVLDIETAIEMQKQASQVEVSDEMEILILKIIQKTRETSLFSMGASTRAAVAFLRAAQALAYIEGRTYVIPDDLKLLAAHVLTHRVVTRQTQKRHEKELLLKELVNDCFRQK; this is encoded by the coding sequence ATGATTGCATCCAATACTTCACCCGCTCAACTTTTAATCGACAGTATTTCTCAATCTGTTATTGGCAAACCGGACGCCGTAAAACTCACGGTTGTGGCCTTTATTGCGGGAGGCCATATTTTACTGGAGGATATGCCCGGTATGGGCAAAACCTTATTGGCCAAATCGCTGGCCCAATCTTTTAAGGGCAATTTTAAACGGGTTCAATTTACCTCTGATATGATGCCTGCAGATATTACAGGCAGCTCTGTTTTCAATATGAAAACCCATGAATTTGAGTTTATTCCAGGGCCCATTTTTGCCAATATCGTGCTGGCAGATGAAATCAACCGAGCCACCCCCCGCAGTCAATCCAGTCTTTTAGAAGTCATGGAAGAACGCCAGGTAACGGTGGATGGCAAAACACATCTGCTCGGAAAACCCTTTTTTGTAATAGCCACGCAAAATCCTTTGGAATCCTATGGCACCTTTCCTTTGCCTGAATCTCAATTGGATCGTTTTATGCTTTCATTGTCTATTGGCTACCCCAATTTTGAGCAAGAACGCACGATCCTGCAACTTCACAGGGAAAACACACAAAAGACCCAGGAAACATCACTTCATAAGCGTTTAGAAGCTGTCTTGGATATAGAAACCGCCATTGAAATGCAAAAACAAGCCAGTCAGGTTGAGGTCAGTGATGAAATGGAAATCCTGATCTTAAAAATCATTCAAAAAACCCGTGAAACCAGTTTATTCTCAATGGGAGCAAGCACCCGTGCCGCCGTTGCTTTTTTACGCGCAGCTCAAGCGCTGGCCTATATTGAGGGGCGGACATATGTCATTCCCGATGATCTGAAACTATTGGCAGCCCATGTCCTGACTCACCGTGTCGTAACCCGCCAAACTCAAAAAAGACACGAAAAAGAACTTTTGCTCAAAGAATTGGTAAATGATTGTTTTAGACAAAAATAG
- a CDS encoding 50S ribosomal protein L31 — protein MKKEIHPNYRPVVFKDISVDFAILTRSAVKTNETTVWEDGNEYPLVKVEISSASHPFFTGTQKIVDTEGRVERFRKKYAARKKSEDEE, from the coding sequence ATGAAAAAAGAAATCCATCCTAATTACAGACCTGTGGTCTTTAAGGATATTTCCGTGGATTTTGCAATTCTGACCCGTTCTGCGGTGAAGACAAACGAAACCACGGTATGGGAAGATGGCAATGAATATCCCCTCGTGAAGGTGGAAATTTCCAGTGCTTCGCATCCCTTTTTTACAGGTACTCAAAAAATTGTGGATACCGAAGGCCGTGTCGAACGTTTTCGTAAGAAATACGCAGCACGCAAAAAGAGCGAAGACGAAGAATAA
- a CDS encoding 50S ribosomal protein L32 has protein sequence MPQPKKKTSRSKRNSRSQHWKAVLPMLVICNQCGDKKPSHVVCPSCGHYKGREVFPPAASDN, from the coding sequence ATGCCACAACCAAAAAAGAAAACTTCCCGCTCTAAGCGCAATAGTCGTAGTCAGCACTGGAAAGCTGTTTTGCCTATGTTGGTGATTTGTAACCAGTGTGGAGATAAAAAACCGAGCCATGTTGTCTGCCCCAGTTGCGGACATTATAAGGGCCGTGAAGTATTTCCCCCTGCTGCTTCGGATAACTAG